The stretch of DNA GAACGTTCTCACTGGGAAGAAGACACAATCCGTCAAACTTTGATTGCAGACCATCAAGTTGTAGTTAATGGCAGAAACTACCGCCACCGAATCAAAAATGTGGAATTTTATTTAGAAACAGATGTAGCCGTAGTCAATGCCTATAAAAACGGCAAGCTGGATATGGATGGCGATACACTCGCTATTGATATCGGCGGTGGCACAACTAACTATGTTGTGATGACCCCCGAAGGTGAAATCCTTACCCGTCGTTCCATCCCCAAAGTCGGCGGTGTCTCACTAGCTAACGACATCATCAACTCTGACATAATGCAAAGTTACGCCAAGCGCGATAACGTTGCTTTTAAAGTCGCAAAGATGATGGACGCGATTGCAGACGGTTCTTACCTCTACGGGCGCAAATATGACTTTGGTTCAATCTTCCCCAGTTTGTTAGAAAACTGGTTTAACGGACTCATAGACAGCATTACCACAGCAGCTAACGATTACCTAGCAGATACCACCAATATCATGCTCATTGGAGGATGTGCCAACCTAGTACGACAAAAATTGAGTGCCAAACCAGGGTTTTATATTCCCGTTGACCCTCATCTATCAAATATTCAAGCATTGTTGGCTATGTAAAATGCAAGTGCGTTTAGCGGCTCAAGTCGCTGCCAAAGTAGAGGGAATCCGCCAAAAACTCAATTACTCCAAATTGAGTGATGCCGTAAATCTATTGTTAGATGCAATCAAGCATCAATGGGACTTAAAACTGGTCGCTTTGTCACAAATTGAGACAAACGAAACAAGAGTGAGACTAGATGAACGACATCTGCAATGGTTGTCACAATATGGTGATGAGCGAGGAATAAATATAGCTGCCGTCACAAATCTTTTAATTAGCGAATATCTGTCAGAAAAATTGTCACAAACCCACGTAGACAGACAACAGACAGAAACTAGACAGACAGCAGACAGAATATCAGACAGACAAAATACACAACTGTCTAGTCAAGAGGCTATGGACAGCCAGCAGACAGGCACTCAAAAGCCCAAGGGACAAGCATTAGTGAGGAATTTAAAACTATGAAATCAAAGCGTGTAGTGCTAGATGAAAAGCACGTACCAAAGGCAGAAGAAGTTATTAGACAGACAGGGATTAACAACCTCTCACAGTTGTTCACCATCCTGTTAGTTAATTACGGCGATACTCTTGTGAGGTCTTTAAAAGGAGACTATGAAAC from Nostoc sp. CENA543 encodes:
- a CDS encoding ParM/StbA family protein, with amino-acid sequence MVNILCCDIGNYSSITALKGEKPRVMRSVFQDVTYTSARDFDTEESPSVKLDNKVLVLGNRAAKQKNPQTAAERGKQLPEFVKPFTLAGLRSNFDGTVRFLVPERSHWEEDTIRQTLIADHQVVVNGRNYRHRIKNVEFYLETDVAVVNAYKNGKLDMDGDTLAIDIGGGTTNYVVMTPEGEILTRRSIPKVGGVSLANDIINSDIMQSYAKRDNVAFKVAKMMDAIADGSYLYGRKYDFGSIFPSLLENWFNGLIDSITTAANDYLADTTNIMLIGGCANLVRQKLSAKPGFYIPVDPHLSNIQALLAM